A window from Pseudomonas kribbensis encodes these proteins:
- a CDS encoding PfkB family carbohydrate kinase: MPKMLHTGQVIIDLVMAVDALPQIGGDVLAQSASFEAGGGFNVMAAAARNGLPVVYLGRHGNGRFGDLARQAMNAEGIRIGIEQPAERDSGICVALTDASAERSFISYIGAEGEVTAAELDSVAAEAGDYVYVSGYSLLHSGKAQALLDWTLALPKTINVVFDPGPLVESPDSPMMQALLPRIDVWTSNSVEALRFTGAADIETALDRLAVHLPQEVLMVVRDGPQGCWIHQHGERQHVPGFKVQAVDSNGAGDAHAGVFVAGLAQGLAAAEAARRANAAAALAVTRWGPATAPGSDEVDALIRESSAY, from the coding sequence ATGCCTAAGATGTTGCACACCGGCCAGGTCATCATCGACCTGGTCATGGCCGTGGATGCACTGCCGCAGATCGGCGGTGACGTGCTGGCGCAGTCCGCCAGTTTCGAAGCCGGCGGCGGTTTCAATGTGATGGCTGCCGCCGCGCGTAACGGTTTGCCGGTGGTCTATCTGGGTCGCCACGGCAACGGTCGTTTCGGTGATCTGGCACGGCAGGCGATGAATGCCGAAGGCATCCGCATTGGCATCGAACAGCCTGCGGAACGCGACTCCGGTATCTGCGTGGCGCTGACCGATGCGTCGGCCGAGCGCAGCTTCATTTCCTACATTGGCGCCGAAGGCGAAGTCACGGCTGCGGAACTGGACAGCGTTGCCGCGGAGGCCGGGGACTATGTCTACGTCAGCGGCTACAGCCTGTTGCACAGCGGCAAGGCCCAAGCGTTGCTGGATTGGACGCTGGCGTTGCCAAAGACGATCAACGTGGTGTTCGATCCGGGCCCGCTGGTGGAATCACCGGACTCACCGATGATGCAGGCGCTGCTGCCGCGCATCGACGTGTGGACCAGCAACAGTGTCGAGGCGCTGCGTTTCACCGGCGCAGCGGACATCGAAACGGCGCTGGACCGCTTGGCCGTGCACCTGCCGCAGGAGGTGCTGATGGTAGTGCGCGACGGCCCGCAAGGCTGCTGGATTCATCAGCACGGCGAGCGCCAGCATGTGCCGGGTTTCAAGGTGCAGGCCGTGGACAGCAACGGCGCCGGCGATGCCCATGCCGGTGTGTTTGTCGCCGGGCTGGCGCAAGGTCTGGCGGCTGCTGAAGCCGCGAGGCGCGCCAACGCCGCCGCTGCGTTGGCCGTCACTCGCTGGGGGCCGGCAACCGCACCGGGCTCTGACGAGGTCGATGCGCTGATCCGCGAATCTTCCGCCTACTGA
- a CDS encoding purine-cytosine permease family protein has protein sequence MSSSNAGQSAGQLETRGIEPVPEGECNGHPLQLFWVWFAANISILGLPLGATLVAFRGLAIWQAIIVAILGAAGSFAVVGIISIAGRRGRAPSLTLSRAIFGVRGNIGPTLVSLMSRLGWETVNTTTAAFVLLSLCSILFGSPVEAKSAPVLTLIFIAIFVLLTLSVSGLGHATLLVIQKWATYVFGALNILVGGFLCATIDWSAVFNATPAPMSAMIIGIGTMAAGTGIGWANAGADMSRYQHRSVKAVRLVASAAFGAGIPLVLLITLGGLLSVGNNDLASATDPIVAIRDMLPTWMAVPYLITAFGGLLLSNNLSVYSAGLTTLTLGLKVKRVYAVVVDIVAIFAGSIYFMLIADSFYGPFITFISLLAVPITAWVGIFVVDLIHRHYYSPKDLLDVSPSSAYWYSGGIEWRAFGAWAIAIVLGFSFTTIGTTAENVWFKGFLSDSWLGHNGLGWIVTFVVAGGIYFVLGGAKDRRAAQTENAHA, from the coding sequence ATGAGTTCATCGAACGCCGGGCAAAGCGCCGGGCAACTGGAAACCCGGGGCATCGAACCGGTGCCGGAAGGCGAGTGCAACGGCCATCCGCTGCAACTGTTCTGGGTCTGGTTTGCGGCCAACATTTCCATTCTCGGCCTGCCGCTGGGCGCTACGCTGGTTGCGTTTCGCGGCCTGGCAATCTGGCAGGCGATCATCGTCGCGATCCTCGGTGCTGCCGGCTCGTTCGCGGTGGTGGGGATCATCTCGATTGCCGGCCGTCGCGGTCGCGCACCGAGCCTGACCTTGTCGCGGGCGATCTTCGGTGTGCGCGGCAATATCGGCCCGACGCTGGTGTCGCTGATGTCACGCCTGGGCTGGGAAACCGTCAACACCACCACTGCAGCGTTCGTGCTGCTGTCGCTGTGCTCGATCCTGTTCGGCTCGCCGGTGGAAGCCAAAAGCGCGCCGGTGCTGACCCTGATTTTCATCGCGATTTTCGTGCTGCTGACCTTGTCGGTGTCCGGCCTCGGCCACGCCACGTTGCTGGTGATCCAGAAGTGGGCGACCTACGTGTTCGGCGCGCTGAACATTCTGGTGGGTGGCTTCCTTTGCGCAACCATCGACTGGAGCGCGGTGTTCAACGCCACGCCGGCGCCGATGAGCGCGATGATCATCGGTATCGGCACCATGGCGGCCGGCACCGGGATCGGCTGGGCCAATGCCGGCGCCGACATGTCGCGCTATCAGCATCGCAGCGTAAAAGCCGTGCGCCTGGTCGCTTCTGCTGCGTTCGGCGCAGGGATTCCGCTGGTGTTGCTGATCACCCTCGGCGGCCTGCTGTCGGTGGGCAACAACGATCTGGCGTCGGCGACTGATCCGATCGTGGCGATCCGCGACATGCTGCCGACCTGGATGGCCGTGCCGTACCTGATCACCGCGTTCGGCGGTCTGTTGCTGTCGAACAACCTGTCGGTGTACTCCGCCGGTCTGACTACGCTGACCCTCGGCCTGAAGGTCAAGCGCGTGTACGCGGTGGTGGTCGACATCGTCGCGATCTTCGCCGGTTCGATCTACTTCATGCTGATCGCCGACAGTTTCTATGGCCCATTCATCACCTTCATCTCCCTGCTGGCAGTACCGATCACTGCGTGGGTCGGGATCTTCGTGGTCGACCTGATTCACCGTCACTACTACAGCCCGAAAGACCTGCTCGATGTCAGCCCGAGCAGCGCCTACTGGTACAGCGGCGGCATCGAGTGGCGCGCATTCGGCGCGTGGGCGATTGCCATCGTGCTGGGCTTCAGCTTCACCACCATCGGCACCACCGCCGAGAACGTCTGGTTCAAGGGCTTTCTGTCCGATTCCTGGCTGGGCCACAACGGCCTTGGCTGGATCGTGACCTTCGTGGTGGCCGGCGGCATTTACTTCGTACTCGGCGGGGCGAAAGACCGCCGCGCCGCACAAACCGAGAATGCTCATGCCTAA
- a CDS encoding ADP-ribosylglycohydrolase family protein translates to MTALDRALGAFYGLALGDALGMPTQSLNRETIKQRFGQITDLQDAGPLQPIAANMPKGSITDDTEQAILVGELLVEGKGRIEPAVLAQRLIEWEAEMQAKGSQDLLGPSTKRAIEMILAGHSPEEAGRYGTTNGAAMRITPVGIAADVADPERFIAAVVQACQVTHNTTLGISSAAAVAAVVSAGINGLDLGEALNLGQQIAQQAEAHGHWVAGGRIASRISWARSISVESDPVLLADLLYDVIGTSVASQESVVVSFALAQQVAVGEMTPFDALCMAASLGGDTDTIAAILGAMLGACLGLQSWPAAMIETVKTVNDLELEPLVQGLLALR, encoded by the coding sequence ATGACCGCCCTCGACCGTGCCCTGGGCGCGTTTTATGGCCTGGCCCTCGGCGATGCGCTGGGCATGCCGACGCAATCCCTGAACCGCGAAACCATCAAGCAGCGCTTCGGCCAGATCACCGATCTGCAAGACGCCGGCCCCTTGCAACCGATTGCCGCGAACATGCCCAAAGGCTCGATCACCGATGACACCGAACAGGCGATTCTGGTCGGCGAGTTGCTGGTCGAAGGCAAGGGCCGGATCGAGCCGGCGGTACTCGCGCAACGGCTGATCGAATGGGAAGCCGAGATGCAGGCCAAGGGCTCGCAGGACTTGCTCGGCCCATCCACCAAACGTGCGATCGAAATGATTCTTGCCGGCCATTCGCCGGAAGAAGCCGGGCGCTACGGCACCACCAATGGCGCGGCGATGCGCATTACTCCGGTCGGAATTGCGGCGGATGTCGCCGATCCCGAGCGCTTCATCGCGGCGGTGGTGCAGGCCTGTCAGGTCACTCACAACACCACGCTGGGGATTTCCAGCGCGGCGGCGGTGGCGGCGGTGGTTTCGGCCGGCATCAACGGCCTGGATCTGGGCGAGGCGCTGAACCTCGGCCAGCAGATCGCCCAGCAAGCGGAAGCGCACGGGCACTGGGTGGCCGGTGGGCGTATCGCCTCGCGGATCAGTTGGGCGCGCAGCATCAGTGTCGAGAGCGACCCGGTGTTGCTCGCGGATCTGCTGTACGACGTCATCGGCACCTCGGTGGCATCACAGGAATCGGTGGTGGTGTCGTTCGCCCTCGCGCAGCAAGTCGCGGTCGGTGAAATGACGCCGTTCGATGCGCTGTGCATGGCCGCCAGTCTGGGTGGTGACACCGACACCATCGCGGCGATTCTCGGTGCCATGCTCGGGGCCTGCCTGGGTCTGCAGAGCTGGCCGGCGGCGATGATTGAAACCGTCAAAACCGTCAATGATCTGGAGCTGGAGCCATTGGTGCAAGGGCTGTTGGCCCTGCGCTGA
- a CDS encoding GntR family transcriptional regulator, which produces MIRQVRFDKKQRVVDELVRRIESGLMEDGFLLPGEHQLAQEFNVSRGTLREALAELKRRNYIATQSGVGSIVTFDGVVLDQRSGWAQALADSGALINTEVLRLEAVTRPDLLPRFGTDQFITLDRRRRSNDGTLVSLERSLMPATGGLESLPRVGLIDNSLTVTLAAYGYIGERGDQWIGAEPLNAVDAELLGRPEGTVFLKALRTTYDRQNRFMELVESLLDPVHFRLHLQFGESK; this is translated from the coding sequence ATGATTAGACAGGTACGATTTGACAAGAAACAACGGGTGGTCGACGAGCTCGTCCGACGCATCGAAAGCGGCCTCATGGAGGACGGCTTTCTGTTGCCCGGCGAGCATCAGTTGGCTCAGGAATTCAACGTCAGCCGTGGCACGTTGCGCGAAGCGCTGGCCGAACTGAAACGGCGCAATTACATCGCCACGCAAAGCGGGGTCGGTTCCATCGTCACTTTCGACGGTGTGGTGCTCGATCAGCGTAGCGGCTGGGCCCAGGCCCTGGCCGACAGCGGGGCGCTGATCAATACCGAAGTGTTGCGCCTGGAAGCCGTGACCCGGCCCGATCTGCTGCCGCGCTTCGGCACCGACCAATTCATCACCCTCGATCGTCGCCGCCGCTCCAACGACGGCACGCTGGTGTCCCTCGAACGCTCATTGATGCCCGCCACCGGAGGCCTGGAAAGCCTGCCGCGCGTGGGTCTGATCGACAATTCGCTGACCGTCACTCTGGCGGCCTACGGCTACATCGGCGAGCGTGGCGATCAATGGATCGGCGCCGAACCGCTCAACGCGGTGGACGCCGAACTCCTCGGCCGACCTGAAGGCACGGTGTTCCTGAAAGCGCTGCGCACCACTTACGACCGGCAAAACCGCTTCATGGAGCTGGTCGAAAGCCTGCTCGACCCGGTGCATTTCCGTCTGCACCTGCAATTTGGAGAATCGAAATGA
- the araH gene encoding L-arabinose ABC transporter permease AraH, with protein sequence MTTQNETLPTARKPLDMRRFLDDWVMLLAAVGIFLACTLLIDNFLSPLNMRGLGLAISTTGIAACTMLYCLASGHFDLSVGSVIACAGVVAAVVMRDTNSVFLGVSAALVMGLIVGLINGIVIAKLRVNALITTLATMQIVRGLAYIFANGKAVGVSQESFFVFGNGQLFGVPVPILITIVCFLFFGWLLNYTTYGRNTMAIGGNQEAALLAGVNVDRTKIIIFAVHGVIGALAGVILASRMTSGQPMIGQGFELTVISACVLGGVSLSGGIGMIRHVIAGVLILAIIENAMNLKNIDTFYQYVIRGSILLLAVVIDRLKQR encoded by the coding sequence ATGACAACCCAAAACGAAACCCTGCCGACCGCGCGCAAACCGCTGGATATGCGGCGCTTCCTCGATGACTGGGTCATGTTGCTGGCGGCGGTCGGGATCTTTCTCGCCTGTACCCTGCTGATCGACAACTTCCTCTCGCCGCTGAACATGCGCGGCCTGGGCCTGGCGATTTCCACCACCGGGATCGCGGCGTGCACCATGTTGTATTGCCTGGCGTCGGGGCATTTCGACTTGTCGGTGGGTTCGGTGATTGCCTGCGCCGGGGTGGTCGCGGCGGTGGTGATGCGCGACACCAACAGCGTGTTTCTCGGTGTCAGCGCGGCGCTGGTGATGGGGCTGATCGTCGGGCTGATCAACGGCATCGTGATCGCTAAATTGCGGGTCAATGCGCTGATCACGACGCTGGCGACCATGCAGATCGTCCGTGGCCTGGCCTACATTTTTGCCAATGGCAAAGCGGTGGGCGTATCCCAGGAATCGTTCTTCGTCTTCGGCAACGGCCAGTTGTTCGGCGTGCCGGTGCCGATCCTGATCACCATTGTCTGCTTCCTGTTTTTCGGTTGGTTGCTGAATTACACGACCTACGGGCGCAACACCATGGCCATCGGCGGCAACCAGGAGGCGGCGTTGCTCGCGGGGGTGAATGTCGACCGCACGAAGATCATTATCTTCGCCGTGCATGGGGTGATCGGTGCGCTGGCCGGGGTGATTCTGGCATCGCGGATGACTTCCGGGCAGCCGATGATCGGGCAGGGGTTTGAGCTGACGGTGATTTCGGCCTGCGTGTTGGGCGGGGTTTCGTTGAGCGGCGGCATCGGGATGATTCGGCATGTGATTGCCGGGGTTCTGATTCTGGCGATTATCGAGAATGCGATGAATCTGAAGAATATCGACACGTTTTATCAGTATGTGATTCGGGGTTCGATTCTGCTGCTGGCAGTGGTGATCGACCGTCTGAAACAGCGCTGA